The following coding sequences lie in one Streptomyces venezuelae genomic window:
- a CDS encoding pentapeptide repeat-containing protein: MVRRTKPVRVVEAVRRAEVRLPPLRPFDGGELRPDGDYDGVEFKELDLGGQDGGGALFMDCAVTGCAVDETRLVRARFVDSVLTEPRGVGTDLAEASLRDVEVVDARLGGVQLHGGVLERVVVRGGKIDYVNLRKARLRDVVFEGCVLVEPDFGQASLERVEFRDCVVRGADFTGARMTDVDLRDAAELDIARGIERLAGAVISPSQLMELAPAFAAQVGVRVAGPGE, from the coding sequence ATGGTGCGGAGGACGAAACCGGTACGGGTGGTCGAGGCGGTTCGACGGGCCGAGGTGCGGCTGCCTCCGCTCCGGCCGTTCGACGGAGGGGAGCTGCGGCCCGACGGGGACTACGACGGGGTGGAGTTCAAGGAGCTCGACCTCGGCGGTCAGGACGGCGGCGGGGCCCTGTTCATGGACTGCGCGGTGACGGGGTGTGCGGTCGACGAGACGCGGCTGGTCAGGGCGCGGTTCGTGGACTCCGTGCTGACGGAGCCGCGCGGGGTGGGGACGGATCTCGCCGAGGCGTCGCTGCGGGACGTCGAGGTCGTCGACGCGCGGCTCGGGGGCGTGCAGTTGCACGGGGGTGTGCTGGAGCGGGTCGTGGTGCGCGGCGGCAAGATCGACTACGTGAACCTGCGGAAGGCGCGGCTGCGGGACGTCGTGTTCGAGGGGTGCGTGCTGGTGGAGCCGGACTTCGGGCAGGCGTCGCTGGAGCGGGTGGAGTTCCGGGACTGCGTGGTGCGGGGCGCCGACTTCACGGGGGCGCGGATGACGGACGTGGACCTGCGGGACGCGGCGGAGCTGGACATCGCGCGGGGCATCGAGCGTCTCGCCGGTGCGGTGATCAGCCCGTCCCAGCTGATGGAACTGGCCCCGGCGTTCGCGGCGCAGGTGGGGGTGCGGGTGGCAGGACCGGGGGAGTAG